A portion of the Candidatus Desulfofervidus auxilii genome contains these proteins:
- a CDS encoding DegQ family serine endoprotease, producing MKYKFPWWSLILVSICSFIIGVVWLTGMQFVNHSPANPVKEKINFLPTFSPIVKKASKSVVNISTVKVVRPGPVFKYFFGPFGEEDPFREFFEKFFGEIPQPELKQRSLGSGFILDESGYILTNNHVVEKATEILVKLLNQKEYRAEIVGRDPKTDIALLKINAKNLPTLPLGDSDTLQVGDWVIAIGNPFGLGHTVTVGIISAKERIIGAGPYDNFLQTDAAINPGNSGGPLLNLKGEVVGINTAIVAQAQGIGFAIPINMAKVIVAQLKKHHRVIRGWLGVVVQEVTPKLAQALGLKEPKGALVGDVTPGSPADKAGIKRGDVIIEYDGHSIKEMNQLPRLVAMTPVGKKVEIKVWRNGKIKTLKVIIGELKEEVSISKKPQMTSRYLGIEVAETKEGVIITWVKRGSIADEAGLRRGDIVLEINRKSIKNLEDYYKIIQQAKPGKILLFLVRRQDMTIFIPVQVPSR from the coding sequence ATGAAATATAAATTTCCTTGGTGGTCATTAATATTGGTAAGTATTTGTTCTTTTATTATTGGTGTTGTTTGGCTCACTGGTATGCAATTTGTAAATCACTCTCCAGCAAATCCTGTTAAAGAAAAAATAAATTTTCTTCCTACCTTTTCTCCTATTGTCAAAAAGGCAAGTAAAAGCGTAGTTAATATTAGTACAGTTAAAGTAGTAAGACCAGGTCCTGTTTTTAAATATTTTTTTGGGCCATTTGGTGAAGAAGACCCATTTAGAGAATTTTTTGAAAAATTTTTTGGTGAAATTCCTCAACCGGAACTTAAACAAAGGAGTTTAGGTTCTGGTTTTATTCTTGATGAATCAGGTTATATTTTAACAAATAATCATGTGGTGGAAAAAGCTACTGAAATTTTGGTTAAACTTTTAAATCAAAAAGAATATAGAGCAGAAATAGTTGGAAGAGATCCTAAAACAGATATTGCTTTATTAAAAATCAATGCAAAAAATCTGCCTACTTTACCTCTTGGTGATTCAGATACTTTACAAGTAGGTGATTGGGTAATTGCTATTGGTAATCCTTTTGGTTTAGGTCATACTGTCACTGTGGGCATTATAAGTGCTAAAGAAAGGATTATAGGAGCTGGACCTTATGACAATTTTCTTCAGACTGATGCAGCTATTAATCCAGGTAATAGTGGTGGTCCATTGCTTAATTTAAAAGGGGAAGTAGTAGGCATTAATACAGCAATTGTAGCTCAGGCACAAGGTATTGGTTTTGCTATTCCTATTAATATGGCAAAAGTTATTGTTGCTCAATTAAAAAAACATCATCGAGTAATTCGGGGTTGGCTTGGTGTAGTAGTGCAAGAGGTAACACCTAAATTAGCTCAAGCTTTAGGTTTAAAAGAACCAAAAGGAGCTTTAGTAGGAGATGTTACTCCTGGTAGTCCAGCTGATAAAGCAGGTATAAAAAGAGGTGATGTTATAATTGAATATGATGGACATTCTATTAAAGAAATGAACCAACTCCCCCGTCTTGTAGCTATGACCCCTGTAGGTAAAAAAGTAGAGATAAAAGTTTGGCGAAATGGTAAAATAAAAACATTAAAAGTGATTATTGGCGAGCTTAAAGAAGAAGTAAGTATTTCAAAAAAGCCACAGATGACATCCCGCTATTTAGGTATAGAAGTAGCAGAAACAAAAGAGGGAGTAATTATTACATGGGTAAAAAGAGGAAGCATTGCAGATGAGGCAGGTTTGAGAAGAGGTGATATTGTCCTTGAAATTAATCGTAAATCAATAAAGAATCTTGAAGATTATTACAAGATTATCCAACAAGCAAAACCTGGCAAAATATTACTTTTTCTTGTAAGACGTCAAGATATGACAATTTTTATTCCTGTGCAGGTGCCTTCAAGATAG
- the serA gene encoding phosphoglycerate dehydrogenase gives MKYRILISDNISPKGIELFERVPEFEVELATSLSPEELKERVKEAHALIIRSATKVTAELIDAAKNLKVIGRAGIGLDNVDIKTATKKGIVVMNAPEGNVVTTAEHTIALLMALARNIPQATASLKAGKWEKKRFQGRELYRKTLGIIGLGRIGSIVADRAKGLKMEVIAYDPFVRPEMAEKLGVELVPLEELYQRADFITIHTPLTPETKYLVDKKAFAQMKDGVMIINCARGGIVKESDLYDALIRGKVAGAALDVFEEEPPKDNPLLQLDNVICTPHLGASTEEAQTNVAIAIAEQVIDYLIHGIVRNAVNVPSISQELLATLGPYLTLAEKMGMFHTQVVKDPIKEVEIEYIGEVTKADTQPIKIAALKGLLTPILGEQVNFVNALLLATERGIQVKESKREIPTDFTNVIVLTVHTETGEKKSITGTIFGKNKPRIVRLDGFALEAVPEGHMLLIQNVDRPGVIGNIGTVLGRHQINIGRMHVGQDEVTGQTLILLSTNIPVPKPVLEEIKTLPHVMSAVALEL, from the coding sequence ATGAAGTATAGGATCCTTATTAGTGATAATATTTCTCCTAAAGGTATTGAATTGTTTGAAAGAGTGCCTGAGTTTGAAGTAGAATTAGCCACTTCTCTTTCTCCTGAAGAATTGAAAGAAAGAGTTAAGGAAGCTCATGCTCTAATTATTCGCAGTGCTACAAAAGTTACAGCTGAGCTTATTGATGCCGCTAAAAATTTAAAGGTTATTGGACGTGCAGGTATTGGTTTAGACAATGTGGATATAAAAACAGCTACTAAGAAAGGTATTGTTGTAATGAATGCACCTGAGGGTAATGTTGTCACTACTGCAGAGCATACTATTGCTCTCCTTATGGCTCTTGCAAGAAATATTCCTCAAGCAACAGCCTCTCTTAAAGCAGGAAAATGGGAAAAGAAAAGATTTCAAGGACGCGAACTTTATCGAAAGACTTTAGGCATTATTGGTTTAGGTCGTATTGGTAGTATTGTAGCAGATAGAGCAAAAGGATTAAAGATGGAAGTTATTGCTTATGATCCTTTTGTTCGTCCAGAGATGGCAGAAAAATTAGGCGTGGAACTAGTCCCATTAGAAGAACTTTATCAAAGAGCAGATTTTATCACTATTCATACTCCTCTTACTCCTGAAACAAAGTATTTAGTAGATAAAAAGGCATTTGCTCAAATGAAAGACGGTGTTATGATTATAAATTGTGCAAGGGGTGGTATTGTTAAAGAATCAGATTTATATGATGCTTTAATTCGTGGAAAGGTAGCTGGAGCAGCATTAGATGTTTTTGAAGAAGAGCCTCCTAAAGATAATCCACTTTTACAATTAGATAATGTAATCTGTACACCTCATTTAGGTGCCTCTACTGAAGAGGCTCAGACAAATGTAGCTATTGCTATTGCTGAACAAGTAATTGATTATCTTATTCATGGAATTGTGCGTAATGCTGTTAATGTTCCTTCTATTAGTCAAGAATTGTTAGCTACCTTAGGTCCGTATCTCACATTAGCTGAAAAGATGGGAATGTTTCATACTCAAGTAGTAAAAGACCCAATAAAGGAAGTAGAAATAGAATATATAGGAGAAGTTACAAAAGCGGATACTCAACCTATTAAAATTGCTGCATTAAAAGGTTTGCTTACTCCTATCTTAGGAGAACAAGTAAACTTTGTTAATGCACTTTTGTTAGCAACAGAAAGAGGAATTCAAGTTAAAGAATCAAAACGAGAAATTCCTACAGATTTTACTAATGTTATTGTTTTGACAGTACATACAGAAACTGGCGAGAAAAAATCTATTACAGGTACTATTTTTGGTAAAAATAAGCCACGTATTGTACGTTTAGATGGCTTTGCTCTAGAAGCTGTACCAGAAGGTCATATGCTTTTGATTCAAAATGTAGATAGACCTGGCGTTATTGGTAATATTGGTACTGTTTTGGGACGACATCAGATTAATATTGGCAGAATGCATGTAGGACAGGATGAAGTTACTGGACAAACTTTGATTTTGCTTTCTACTAATATACCTGTACCTAAGCCAGTATTAGAAGAAATAAAAACATTACCTCATGTAATGTCAGCTGTAGCCCTGGAATTATAG
- a CDS encoding cytochrome c family protein, whose amino-acid sequence MTVISLILILFLIINQVLAEEAVYVGMEKCKPCHSAYVEAYSGFKRSRNFRILEMRGKEHDPQCLPCHTTGYGEPGGFISVEKTPHLKNVQCEVCHGPASLHIKAKTMEEKRKTIKIPKNLCTKCHTQHGHREY is encoded by the coding sequence ATGACTGTTATTAGTTTAATTCTTATTCTTTTTTTAATTATTAATCAGGTTTTAGCAGAAGAAGCTGTTTATGTAGGAATGGAAAAATGCAAGCCATGTCATTCTGCATATGTAGAAGCATATTCTGGATTTAAACGTTCTAGAAATTTTCGTATTTTAGAAATGAGAGGAAAAGAACATGACCCTCAATGTTTGCCATGTCATACTACTGGATATGGAGAACCAGGAGGATTTATTAGTGTAGAAAAAACTCCTCATCTTAAAAATGTTCAGTGTGAAGTTTGCCATGGGCCTGCCAGCCTTCATATAAAAGCCAAAACTATGGAAGAAAAAAGAAAAACAATAAAGATTCCTAAAAATCTTTGTACTAAATGCCATACACAACACGGACACAGAGAATATTAG
- the pth gene encoding aminoacyl-tRNA hydrolase: MIETIKLLLGLGNPGNAYFKTRHNMGFMAIDSLISLYGLKEENENSLTWWGKTEIKTHEIIVAKPLTFMNLSGEAALWLMSYFKISPSQILIIHDDMDISWGKIKIVKGGGSGGHKGVSSIQDYLKTKNIPRLKIGIGRPPTKNAINYVLGEFSSKEKEELKIIFKQVCIALTKIITEGLEKAMSFFNSKNLLKEGN, from the coding sequence GTGATTGAAACTATTAAGCTCCTTTTAGGCTTAGGAAATCCAGGAAATGCTTATTTTAAAACAAGACATAACATGGGATTTATGGCAATTGATAGTTTAATTTCATTGTATGGTTTAAAAGAAGAAAATGAAAATTCCTTAACATGGTGGGGAAAAACAGAAATAAAAACACATGAAATAATAGTGGCAAAACCTCTTACTTTTATGAATCTCAGTGGTGAAGCAGCTTTATGGCTTATGTCTTATTTTAAAATCTCTCCTTCACAAATTTTAATTATTCACGATGATATGGATATTTCGTGGGGTAAGATAAAAATAGTAAAGGGAGGAGGAAGTGGTGGACACAAAGGTGTAAGTTCTATTCAAGATTATCTTAAAACAAAAAATATACCTAGATTAAAAATTGGTATTGGACGTCCACCAACAAAAAATGCAATTAATTATGTATTGGGTGAATTTTCTTCGAAAGAAAAAGAAGAGTTAAAAATTATTTTTAAGCAAGTTTGTATTGCATTAACAAAAATAATAACAGAAGGATTAGAGAAAGCAATGTCCTTTTTTAATTCTAAAAATCTTTTAAAGGAAGGAAATTAA
- a CDS encoding ATP-binding protein, with amino-acid sequence MILKSVIIGGNEKCLSLLKFIKEFRNSFLKITALVEKDLNAPAIPLAQELGISIKEDYRPFLEDESLDIIINFEQNKKISHEILDKKLSQINFLDISNIDWLPELLQKLALEKKLKETSQFLSQRYETIGTMVSGIAHEFNNLLMIIMGYAQLIAMQIDEKSPHYKYFSGLIDACNQTHQLIEQLLTFARQSIVEKQKFVLAPLVKETVKLLKRTIPENINIHLDIHSNSKIEADPTQIQQVILNLATNACDAMPEGGDIYIRLTEEMVGEEEIKRYPFMKSGEYICLSVKDTGEGIPKEIQHRIFDPFFTTKGPDKGTGMGLATVYGIVKQVNGYIVVESDVGKGAEFKIYFPLIKTKSAETLETFEKAQEKGILIVEDEEELVKVFKEFLEELGYKVFQAQDGEEGWLVFVEHEKEINLVVLDIVMPKASGIKLAKKIKVKKPDVKIILMTGYNHGGLSLEEIGAEELVEKPFSVGVIAQKIQKLLA; translated from the coding sequence GTGATTTTAAAAAGCGTAATTATCGGTGGTAATGAAAAATGTTTATCGTTATTAAAATTTATTAAAGAATTTCGCAATTCTTTTTTAAAAATCACAGCTTTGGTAGAAAAAGATTTAAATGCTCCAGCTATACCTCTTGCTCAAGAATTAGGTATTTCTATAAAAGAGGATTATAGACCTTTTTTAGAGGATGAAAGTCTGGATATTATTATCAATTTTGAACAAAATAAAAAAATTTCTCATGAAATTTTAGATAAAAAACTTTCTCAAATAAATTTCTTAGACATAAGTAATATTGATTGGCTCCCTGAATTATTGCAAAAACTCGCTTTAGAAAAAAAATTAAAAGAAACAAGCCAATTTCTTTCACAACGCTATGAAACTATTGGTACTATGGTTTCAGGTATTGCTCATGAATTTAATAATTTACTTATGATTATTATGGGTTATGCTCAGCTTATTGCTATGCAAATTGATGAAAAAAGCCCTCATTATAAATACTTTTCTGGTTTGATTGATGCTTGTAATCAGACTCATCAACTTATTGAACAACTCTTAACATTTGCTCGACAATCTATAGTTGAAAAACAAAAATTTGTATTAGCTCCTCTAGTAAAAGAAACAGTAAAATTATTAAAAAGAACTATTCCTGAAAATATTAATATTCATTTAGATATTCATTCAAATTCTAAAATTGAAGCTGATCCAACTCAAATTCAACAGGTAATTTTAAATCTAGCTACTAATGCCTGTGATGCTATGCCTGAAGGAGGAGATATATACATTAGACTTACAGAAGAAATGGTTGGGGAAGAAGAAATAAAACGATATCCTTTTATGAAGTCAGGTGAATATATATGTCTTAGTGTTAAAGATACAGGTGAGGGTATTCCTAAAGAGATACAACACCGTATTTTTGATCCTTTTTTTACTACCAAAGGTCCAGATAAAGGAACAGGGATGGGTTTAGCTACTGTTTATGGTATTGTTAAACAAGTTAATGGTTATATTGTAGTGGAAAGTGATGTAGGTAAAGGAGCTGAATTTAAAATATACTTTCCATTAATCAAAACTAAAAGTGCCGAAACATTAGAAACATTTGAAAAGGCGCAAGAAAAAGGTATTTTGATTGTAGAAGATGAGGAAGAGTTAGTAAAAGTTTTTAAAGAATTTCTTGAAGAATTGGGTTATAAAGTATTTCAAGCTCAAGATGGAGAAGAAGGTTGGTTAGTTTTTGTAGAACATGAAAAAGAAATTAATTTAGTGGTTTTAGATATTGTAATGCCTAAAGCTTCTGGTATTAAATTGGCGAAAAAAATTAAAGTAAAAAAACCTGATGTTAAGATTATTTTAATGACTGGATATAATCATGGCGGTTTATCCCTTGAAGAAATTGGAGCAGAAGAACTAGTAGAAAAACCATTTTCTGTCGGTGTAATAGCACAGAAGATTCAAAAATTACTTGCATAA
- a CDS encoding DUF1844 domain-containing protein, whose translation MEEEKGFKVIDKRRIFKEEKKETVEKKEESLPPVNFSTFIVSLSSSALMHLGEIPDPSTGEYKKNLILAKQTIDILEMLKEKTKGNLDAEEEGLLNNILFDLRIKYVKQVKK comes from the coding sequence ATGGAAGAGGAGAAAGGCTTTAAAGTAATAGATAAAAGACGCATTTTTAAAGAAGAGAAAAAAGAAACAGTAGAAAAAAAAGAAGAATCTTTACCCCCAGTAAATTTTTCTACTTTTATTGTTTCTCTCAGTTCATCGGCACTTATGCATTTAGGAGAAATACCTGATCCTTCTACAGGTGAATATAAAAAAAATCTAATTTTAGCTAAACAAACAATAGATATTTTAGAAATGCTTAAGGAAAAAACAAAAGGCAACCTAGATGCTGAAGAAGAAGGATTATTAAACAACATTCTTTTTGACTTACGGATCAAATATGTAAAACAGGTCAAAAAATAG
- the ispE gene encoding 4-(cytidine 5'-diphospho)-2-C-methyl-D-erythritol kinase yields MKSDYFFAPAKVNLILKVLNRRLNGFHEIFTLMQPVSLFDIIFIKLTSDKKITLTIINNNDLFLEKNNLIYKAAKLFFSFFKKPLGANIHLIKNIPIAAGLGGGSSDAANTLLGLNTLLAEPFSLNELSKMAAELGSDVPFFIFKKTAIATGRGEKLKFLPFSLLFWYIIVLPPIKISTAWAYQQVRLTREKFQTKIICAQDIIKHLQNDLETGVKKEFPEVQVAKERLKVAGAKHVIMSGSGGSVIAVFKNKKEALAVKSALKLPKNWQSFLVKGL; encoded by the coding sequence GTGAAATCTGATTATTTCTTTGCTCCAGCAAAAGTTAATTTAATCTTAAAAGTTTTAAATAGACGTTTAAATGGATTTCATGAGATTTTTACTCTTATGCAACCAGTAAGTTTGTTTGATATTATTTTTATAAAGCTAACATCAGACAAAAAAATTACCCTTACGATTATAAATAATAATGATTTGTTTTTGGAAAAAAATAATTTAATTTACAAAGCAGCAAAATTATTTTTTTCTTTTTTTAAAAAACCTTTAGGAGCTAATATTCATCTTATAAAAAACATTCCAATTGCTGCTGGTTTAGGAGGAGGAAGTAGTGATGCTGCTAATACCCTTTTAGGATTAAATACTCTTTTAGCAGAACCTTTTTCTTTAAATGAATTATCTAAAATGGCTGCTGAATTAGGGAGTGATGTGCCATTTTTTATCTTTAAAAAGACAGCAATTGCTACTGGAAGGGGCGAAAAATTGAAATTTTTACCTTTTTCATTATTATTTTGGTATATTATTGTTTTACCTCCTATAAAAATTTCTACAGCCTGGGCTTATCAGCAGGTAAGATTGACAAGGGAGAAATTTCAAACTAAAATAATATGTGCACAAGATATTATAAAACATCTACAAAATGATTTAGAAACTGGAGTAAAAAAAGAGTTTCCAGAGGTTCAAGTGGCTAAAGAGCGGCTAAAAGTGGCTGGAGCTAAACATGTAATAATGAGTGGAAGTGGGGGAAGTGTAATAGCTGTATTTAAAAATAAAAAAGAGGCTTTGGCAGTAAAAAGTGCTTTGAAATTGCCAAAAAATTGGCAGAGTTTTTTAGTAAAAGGTTTATAA
- a CDS encoding ribose-phosphate pyrophosphokinase, producing the protein MDNLVLFSGNANPVLSKEIADYLGIPIGKALVGTFSDGETRVEIGENVRGKDVFVIQSTCPPVNHNLMELLIIIDALKRASARRITAVIPYYGYGRQDRKVKPRVPITAKLVADLITTAGADRVLSMDLHVGQIQGFFNIPVDHLFAAPVMLDYIKQHFKDNLTIVSPDAGGVERARAFAKRLGANLAIIDKRRDAPNIAEAVNVIGDIKEKTVIILDDMVDTAGTLTEAAHVLLERGAKEVYACCTHPVLSGPALERLMKSPIKRLVVTNTIPLREKAKNCEKIEVLSVASLLGEAIKRIHEETSISTLFV; encoded by the coding sequence ATGGATAATTTAGTACTTTTTAGTGGAAATGCTAATCCAGTGTTATCTAAAGAAATTGCTGATTATTTAGGTATTCCAATAGGGAAAGCATTAGTTGGTACTTTTAGTGATGGAGAGACAAGAGTAGAGATAGGTGAAAATGTAAGAGGAAAGGATGTATTTGTTATTCAATCTACTTGTCCACCTGTTAATCACAATTTAATGGAACTTCTTATTATAATTGATGCTTTAAAAAGGGCTTCAGCTAGACGTATTACAGCTGTAATTCCTTATTATGGATATGGACGTCAGGACCGAAAAGTAAAACCTAGAGTACCCATTACAGCTAAATTAGTGGCAGATTTAATCACTACAGCTGGAGCTGATAGAGTACTTTCCATGGATTTACACGTTGGCCAAATTCAAGGCTTTTTTAATATCCCTGTTGACCATCTTTTTGCAGCACCAGTAATGTTAGATTATATTAAACAGCATTTTAAAGACAATTTAACTATTGTTTCACCAGATGCTGGTGGAGTAGAAAGGGCTAGGGCTTTTGCTAAAAGATTGGGAGCAAATCTTGCTATCATTGATAAACGACGTGATGCTCCTAATATAGCAGAAGCTGTAAATGTTATCGGCGATATTAAAGAAAAAACAGTTATTATTTTAGATGACATGGTAGATACAGCTGGTACTCTTACTGAAGCTGCTCATGTGCTTTTAGAAAGGGGAGCAAAAGAAGTTTATGCTTGTTGTACTCATCCTGTGCTTTCAGGGCCAGCTTTAGAGCGTCTTATGAAATCCCCTATTAAAAGACTTGTAGTAACAAATACTATTCCATTAAGAGAAAAAGCTAAAAACTGTGAAAAAATTGAAGTATTATCTGTAGCTTCACTTTTAGGGGAGGCAATAAAACGTATTCATGAGGAAACATCTATTAGCACATTGTTTGTATAA
- a CDS encoding alanine--glyoxylate aminotransferase family protein, translating into MKKYYLFTPGPTPVPPETLLAMAVPILHHRSPQFASILAEVKEDLKYVFQTKNDVLIFASTGTGAMEGAVTNTLSSGDTALVVRAGKFGERWAEICEAYGVKTINIDIEWGRCVKIAQIAEALEKHPEIKAVFIQAHETSTGVKFPLKEIGEIIHQKEDTILVVDAISALGAMEIRTDEWYLDVVVAGSQKALMLPPGLAFVCLSDKAWQFVKKAQLPRYYFDFLKERKSLAKNQTAYTAAVSLILGLRENLKRIKEEGLENIIAKHQRFSLAVKKAIEAMGLELFTKENPSEILTAVLAPKGIDAQEIVKRLRAYGIIIAGGQAKLKGKIFRISHMGYVDEQDLIMVIAALERVLIELGYSLTPGIGVKTMQKIFLTS; encoded by the coding sequence ATGAAAAAATATTATCTTTTTACTCCGGGTCCAACTCCAGTACCACCAGAAACTTTATTGGCAATGGCAGTACCCATTCTCCACCATCGTTCGCCACAATTTGCCTCTATTCTTGCTGAAGTAAAAGAAGACTTAAAGTATGTGTTTCAAACAAAAAATGATGTTTTAATATTTGCCTCTACTGGTACTGGTGCTATGGAAGGAGCAGTAACTAATACTCTTTCTTCAGGAGATACAGCCTTAGTTGTAAGAGCAGGGAAGTTTGGTGAACGTTGGGCAGAGATTTGTGAAGCATATGGAGTAAAAACCATTAATATAGATATTGAATGGGGAAGATGTGTAAAGATTGCTCAGATTGCTGAAGCATTAGAGAAACACCCTGAGATAAAGGCAGTATTTATTCAAGCTCATGAAACCTCCACTGGTGTAAAATTTCCATTAAAAGAAATTGGAGAAATTATTCATCAGAAAGAGGATACTATTCTTGTAGTTGATGCTATTTCTGCTTTAGGAGCGATGGAAATTAGAACAGATGAATGGTATTTAGATGTTGTTGTTGCTGGTTCTCAAAAGGCTTTAATGCTACCACCAGGATTAGCCTTTGTATGTTTAAGTGATAAAGCTTGGCAATTTGTAAAAAAGGCACAATTGCCTAGATATTATTTTGACTTCCTTAAAGAAAGAAAAAGTTTAGCTAAAAATCAAACTGCTTATACTGCTGCTGTTTCATTAATTTTGGGTTTAAGAGAGAATTTAAAGCGCATTAAAGAAGAAGGTCTTGAAAATATTATTGCTAAACATCAACGTTTTTCTTTAGCTGTAAAAAAGGCAATAGAGGCTATGGGATTAGAGCTTTTTACAAAAGAAAATCCTTCAGAAATTTTAACTGCTGTTTTAGCGCCAAAAGGTATTGATGCTCAAGAGATAGTGAAACGTTTACGGGCATATGGTATTATTATTGCTGGTGGTCAGGCTAAACTTAAAGGAAAAATCTTTCGTATTTCTCATATGGGCTATGTAGATGAACAAGATTTAATAATGGTAATTGCTGCTTTAGAACGAGTATTAATTGAGTTAGGATATTCTTTAACGCCAGGTATAGGCGTAAAAACTATGCAAAAAATTTTCCTTACTTCATAA
- a CDS encoding 50S ribosomal protein L25/general stress protein Ctc: protein MENLLKAQIRKKTGKEVAKKLRRQGFIPAIIYGPSTSPIPIAVELSQLLKILTQKGTSFIDLEVVNGESSQRKKVLIKDVDLHPITDQIIHVDFYEVAMDKELTMDIPISIVGKPKGLEKGGVLEQHLRELSVSALPHLLPEHIEIDVSHLDIGDSIYVADITLPEGVKIEEDPQVPIVTIVAPEAEEAVEEEKEEAAV, encoded by the coding sequence GTGGAAAATTTACTGAAAGCTCAAATAAGAAAAAAAACAGGTAAGGAAGTAGCAAAGAAACTTCGTCGTCAAGGTTTTATTCCAGCCATTATTTATGGTCCAAGTACTTCACCTATTCCTATTGCTGTTGAACTTTCTCAGCTTTTAAAAATTTTAACCCAAAAAGGAACTTCATTTATTGATTTAGAAGTCGTAAACGGAGAATCTTCTCAAAGGAAAAAAGTCTTAATAAAAGATGTGGATTTACATCCAATAACAGATCAAATAATTCATGTGGATTTTTACGAAGTAGCTATGGATAAAGAACTGACGATGGATATACCTATTTCTATTGTAGGTAAACCTAAAGGGTTAGAAAAAGGTGGTGTACTTGAGCAGCATTTAAGGGAATTAAGTGTTTCTGCATTACCTCATTTATTACCTGAACATATTGAAATAGATGTAAGCCATTTAGATATTGGAGATTCTATTTATGTAGCAGATATTACCTTACCTGAAGGTGTAAAAATAGAAGAAGACCCACAGGTGCCAATAGTAACAATAGTAGCTCCTGAAGCAGAAGAAGCTGTTGAAGAAGAAAAAGAAGAAGCTGCTGTTTAG